The region GGGCGTGATTTCCCCCAGGGGAGCCAACTCGTAAATTCCGGCATTGTTCACGAGGATGTCGATTTCGCCCAATGCCTCCGCGCTCTCGCCAAAGAAACGGGCGATGTCGGCGGGATTGGAAACATCGGCACCGATGGCGACCGCCTTTCCGCCAGCGGCGGTGATTTCCGCGACGACGCGTCCCGCGCCCTCCTTATCGGAACCATAATTGACAACGACCGCCGCGCCTTCCGCAGCGAGGTGTTTGGCAATTCCCGCTCCGATGCCTTTCGAAGCTCCGGTGACGACCGCGTTCTTTCCTGCGAGTCTGGGCCATTTCGTGCACATGGTTTTCAGGGAATGAGGGTTAGAATGTGGCCGCGATCCCGGCAGCCGCCTGGTTGGCATTCGCGACGGCGGCGTTTTTCGCATCGGGGCCGGCGAGCGTCGGCTCCACGAAAACTTCGCTGACATCGGTGAATCCGATGAAGCCGAGAACTTGTTTGAGATAAGCGCTCTGCTGGTCGTAGGATTCCGCTCCAGTCCCTGGCCCGTAAGCTCCGCCCCGCGCATAAACCGCCGCGGCCGGCTTGCCGGTGACCAGGCCTTTGTAACCCTCCTCCGGCGTGTAGCTGAAAGTCAGACCGGGTTGGACGAGGAGGTCGATGTAGTGCTTCAGCTTGTAGGGAATGCCGAAGTTCCACATGGGTAGCGAAAACAGGATCTTGTCAGCCGATTTGAAATGATCGGCAAGCGACACCACCCTCCCCCAGGCCGCGATTTGCTCCGCCTCGGGTGACTGTCCGCCGAGCACGGAATATTTCGCATCAAGCGTGAATCCGTCGAACTCCGGCAGATCCTCCTGCCAGAGATCGAGCGTTTCAACACTGTCGCCGGGATGCGTGGCGAGATAACTCGCGATGAAGTGTCCGGCGACTTCGATGGATGCCGAGCGGCTGCCGCGCGGGGAGGATTGGATATGCAGGATTTTTGCCATGACGGTTCGTGTGTTCGAACCGTTCTTGGGAAGCCGCGCGGGAACGTGACATCATTTGATGAAAAAATTTTCCAATGCCCCGCCGCGCGCCATTTTCGAAACCGCCCCGGTCGTCATGCGGGCGATGGACATGGAATCACTCGATATCCCCGAGTGGTCCGACGGCGATCCACTCCGATTCCCCCGGTTTCACTTTCAATGTCAGCGGCTCCGATGAACCCTTGTCAGGGATGAAAATCCGCATCCCGCTCTCGACCGTATGCACCGCCCCGGTACCGGAAACCCCGCCCAGACGGATGCGCCCCTCGATCTGATAGACGTTTGTCTTGCCCGAAGGCTGGACCTCGGTCCACCGGTTGCCAGAACGCGTCCAGACACGCTTGCCGGGATCATCGTGGGGGTAGTCGAAAGTGAAGCGGGACGGACTGCGATCGGCGGGATCGGGGGCCGGTTCCTCCAGTTCCATGAACGGCGCATACCCGCGCAACGGGACAAACCGTTCGTCCGCAGCCGCGTTCCAAAGTTCGGTGTAGCCAAGCGCGCACGCATTCCGCAGGGCTTTTACGGCGATCTCACGGCAACGCTCCGCACAGCCCGATTTATCCTGCCCGGACAATGAGGAATCGGAATCGATGACAGGGACGTTCCTCGCCGAGAGAACCGCAAGATTGATCCAGTCCTGCCAGATCGGCAGCGGCTCCTGCGCACACTCTGACAACGCTTCCGTCGCCGCCCGACCATTCCCGCTGTCAACGCAGGTTGTGGCCAATCCCCCCAGATGCGAACGCAGGGCGAGCTGGTAATTCGGATTTTCCGGCAGGATCCGCAGGGCTTCGCGCTGGCAGGCAACCGCCTTCCGCAATGACACCACCGCCGCCCCCGCCTGGTTTTCCCGCCTTTCCACGACAGCGAGTTTTTCTTTGGCAAGTCCCTCGACATACCAGGTCTGGGGATTCGTCGGCTGGTCATGCCGCAGGCTTGAGTAGAGATCGGCCGACTCCCGAAGCGCTGCCCCCGCTTCCGCGTCACGCTCAAGCGAAATGAGCGCGCTTCCTAGTATGCTCAACGCGCCCGCCAGGGCATCCCGTGGGGCGGGCAGTGAAAAATACTCGCCGACGATGCGCCGGTCCACTTCCACCGCCCGTTGCAGGACGACGATGGCATCGGAATGCCGGCCCTGATGGTGAAGCAGGAACCCGAGGTTGTGACACGACATGCCGAGGGGTGAGCTGTATTCGCGCTTTCCGGGAAATTCCGCAGCGATTTTTTCCTGAATCCCGATCGCTTCCCGGAAGACCCGCTCGGACTCCCCGATCTGGCCGGCGTCATGAAAGAGCCCGCCCATGGTGCTCAGGCACGAGGCGAACTGTGCGCGGTAGTCTGGCTCGGACGGCACATCCGCAATCAGCCCGCGCCCCACGTCCATGGCCCGCGACAATGTCCGCCGGGCCTCATCTTTTCTCAGGACGGTGCTGAGCGCCATCGTCCGCTTGAGAAGGATCGTCATCAAACCGAAACGCACGGCGGGATCGGCCGGAAATTCCTTAACCAGTTGTTCGGAAATCTCCATCGCCCGTTGCTGGGCATCCAGGGCCTCCGCGCTTCTTGCCTGGGTGGTGAGAAGATCGGAGAGGTTGTGATGGTGGAGGGTCAATGCCTCGCGGTGGCTCCGTTCCTTCGGGGATTTCCGCGAAAGCTTTTCGTGGATGTCGATGGCTTCGTGGAAAAGCATCTCCGCTTTCCCGAAATCACCCAGCTCCTGATTGATCCTCGCCAGCCTCCCCATCGCCTCGGCCCGGTCCGACAGCAGCGAGGGATCGCCACCGGTCTTCCGTTCCATTTTTTCGTAAAAACGCATCGCGGTTTCCAGCAGTTCTTTCCGGAGAGGCTCGAAGTTCGCATCCTTCAGCCGTGGATTCTCGGTGACGCGGCTGAGGTATTGTTCCACCGCCTCACGCGCGTCATTGTAGTTCGCCTGCGCTTCAGCACGGCTGCGTTCCGCCTCCCTCGCCTGCCACAGGCTGACTCCGGTGCCGGTCACCAGCGCGGCGCCAACCAGTCCGGCGGCGGTGAAGGCGGTGCGGTTCCGCCGGACCAGTTTGGAAAACTGGTAGTTCCAGGTAGGTGCCGCGGCGCTTACCGGCTCCTGCCGGAGAAACCGCCCCAGGTCCGCGGCCAGCGCGGTGGCGGTACCATAGCGCCTGCCGCGGTCTTTTTCCAAAGCCTTGAGGACGATCCAGTCCAGGTCCCCCTTCATCATCCGGCGCAGGCGCGGAAGCTCGCTCCCCCTGCACGCGGCGGCGTCCAGGGATTTTTCCGTCACCGATTGAAAGCCCGTGCTGGGTTTCGCCGCCTCCTCCTCACGGATGCGGCGCAGGAGCTGGTCTCCGCCGGTCACCTCACCGCCCGAGCGGGCAAGCGGCGTCTGGCCTGTCAGCAGTTCATAAAGGATGACGCCCAGCGAATAGATGTCGCTGCGGGTATCCACATCCGGCACGCTCCCCGCTTGTTCCGGGCTCATGTATTCCGGCGTGCCCACCACCGCTCCGGCACGGGTCCGCAGCAGGCTCGCCTCGTGATCCGCCCCGTCCGGCGAGCCCAGTGCTTTCGCGATGCCGAAGTCGATCACCTTCGGAACCGGCGTCCCGTCCACCAGGGACACCAGGATGTTCGAGGGTTTCAGATCGCGGTGGAGAATCGCCTTCTGGTGCGCATGTTGCACGGCGTGGCAGACGGGGATGAAGAGCTCCAGGCGCTCGCGGATGGAAAGGTTGCGGGAATCACAGTAACGGGTGAGCGGTTCCCCCTTCACCCACTCCATCGCGAAATAAGGCCTCCCGTCCGGTGTGGTCCCGGCGTCCCAGACGGCGGCGATGTTCGGGTGATCCATCAGCGCGAGCGCCTGCCTCTCCGCACCGAATCGGGCGATGATCTCCCGGCTGTCCATGCCGCGCTTGATCAGTTTCAACGCAAGCTCCCGGCGGATGGGTTCGACCTGCTCCACCTGCCAGACCGAACCGAAGCCGCCCTCACCCAGCGGGGCGACGAGGCGGTAACGCCCGATGACCACGCCGGGGTGCTCCGCCTCATCATGCGCGAGCGGACGATGGCCCAGATCGAACCATCCCGCCACCGTGGGTTCGGCGGGAAACTGCGATTCTCCGGAAGCGGTCGCATCGTCATTCACTGCCGGGAATATGATCTGTTCCCGGGAAAAAAGGCAATGTCGTCCTAACAGTCTTGAAACGGCGGTGCGGGCAGGCTGGCTACAACCGCCGCAAGGCCCTTTTCAACGCCGTCAGTTCCGCATCCACCTGTTCATCGGTGGGAAACCGCAGCGTATCGCCGATCTGCCGCCGCAGGATATCCCGGAATTTTCCGCGCAACCGGCTCACCACCTTCCGCGCCGCCTCGCCGCTCATCCCCAGCGCGTCCGCCGCGTCGGCGTAGTTCCCCCCCGCTTCGGACCTGGGATTCAAAAAAGGTTCCAGAATGGCGAACTGCGTCCCCCTGCCCGCTCCATCCTCTTCTTCTCGAAGCGTGCCCAGTGCTCCGAGCAGCACGGTCATCGCCCACTGGTGGTCGAAGATCTCGTGAGGGGTGAGCGCTTCGGCGGGTTCTCCGAAATTCCGCTCCGCCTCATCGACATCGAGCGAGAGGATCTCATATCCACCGCCGCGCTTGAGGGCCAGCCCGCGCTCCCTCACATCGCCCGCATAACGCTGGAACGCCGTGAGCAGGAATGTCCTCAATTTGCCCAGTTCCTGGCTGGCGGAAGAAAACAGGCCCCGCTCCAGCAAATATTGGAAAAATCCCTGGGTCAGATCCTCGGCGTCCTGACGGCCGTTTCCCGTCCTGCGGGCGAACGCATACAGCGGATACCAATAGTTGTGGCAAAGGGTTTCCAGCGCGCGTTGCCGCAGTTCCGGAGCTCCTTCCCGGCAGACGTCGACGAGCATGGTCCATTGCGTCTGGGGAAAAGGCGAAATGCGCGTCGTTCTCATTCATACGCACGTCACCATGTTCCGCCTCCGGATTCGAATCTTTTTCTCTTGAAACGAATCGGTTGCCAGTCCGCAGGATCTGGGTATGCTCCGCGCCCCGGCAAAAGACGCCGGCCCATGAAAATGAATCATCCCCATGTAGCGATCGTAGGTGCGACGGGTGCCGTCGGCGTCGAGATGCTCCTTTGCCTGGAGCAACGGAATTTTCCACTGAGCAAGCTCAAGCTGCTCGCCTCCGCTCGTTCCGCTGGGAAAAAGATGACCTTCCGTGGTGAGGAAATCACCGTGGAGGAGCTGACCCACGACTCCTTCGGGGACGTGGACATCGCCCTTTTCAGCGCGGGTGGCGGGATTTCCCTGGAATACGGCCCCTCCGCAGCCGCGGCGGGCGCGGTGGTCATCGACAATTCCTCCGCTTTCCGCATGGATGCGGATGTCCCTCTCGTGGTGCCTGAAATCAATCCGGAAGCGGCGAAGAACCGCCCGCGCGGCATCATCGCGAATCCGAACTGCACGACCATCATCTCGCTGATGGCGCTGGCACCGCTGCACGCGGCGTTCGGCCTGCGGTCCATCATCGCCTCCACCTACCAGGCGGTGTCCGGCTCGGGAGCCCAGGGCATCGTCGAACTGGAAGAGCAGATGAAGGCCATCGCAAGCGACCAGCCTTTCACTCCGAAAATCTACCCGCGCCAGATCGCCTTCAACGTCATCCCGCAGGTGGATGCGTTCACCGACAACGGCTACACCAAGGAAGAGCTCAAGATGCTCAACGAAGGCCGGAAGATCATGGACCTGCCGGAACTGCGCGTTTCCTGCACCTGCGTGCGCGTGCCGGTCTACCGCTCGCACTCGGTTTCCATCACCGCACAATTCGAGCGCCCCGTGGATGTCGCCGCCGCCCGCGCCGCCTACGAAGGCAGGCCCGGCGTGAATGTCGTCGATGATCCATCCGCCAAACTTTTCCCGGTGCCTCTCGACACCACCGGCAAGGACGACTGCCTCGTCGGCCGCATCCGCAAGAACCTCGTCTTCGACAACGCGCTCGACCTCTGGGTCGTGGGCGACCAGGTCCGGAAAGGCGCGGCTCTCAACGCGGTGCAGATCGCGGAGATCCTGTGATGCAGGAGGACGTGACGACCTCTTACAGCGGAGGCTGCAGGTGATGATCCACCCAAAGGACATCGATGGAGCCTCCATCGCCGTTTTCATCTGGGATCAAACCCATTCCTATGGTGGCAGCATGGTGCTGTTCGGCATCGCGCGTTTTTCAAAGGGTGGATTTTTTGTCGAAAGGGAATCGGAACCTCTCCAAATGCCGATCCCGGAATCCGCATGGGAAAATATCCGGGAAAACGATGACCGGGGTGAAGGGAAAACTTTCGAGTTGGCGGACTACATCGTCATGCTGAGACTTGGCCCGCTGCCCGAGGACGATCCGCCCGAGAACTACGAAAGGATCGATCTCCCGCCCCTCACACGACAATGGACCTCAAGACCTACCTGAAAACCACCGCCTCCGAAGTGGATGCGGCGATGGATTCCTTT is a window of Luteolibacter yonseiensis DNA encoding:
- a CDS encoding FMN-dependent NADH-azoreductase encodes the protein MAKILHIQSSPRGSRSASIEVAGHFIASYLATHPGDSVETLDLWQEDLPEFDGFTLDAKYSVLGGQSPEAEQIAAWGRVVSLADHFKSADKILFSLPMWNFGIPYKLKHYIDLLVQPGLTFSYTPEEGYKGLVTGKPAAAVYARGGAYGPGTGAESYDQQSAYLKQVLGFIGFTDVSEVFVEPTLAGPDAKNAAVANANQAAAGIAATF
- a CDS encoding protein kinase domain-containing protein; this translates as MNDDATASGESQFPAEPTVAGWFDLGHRPLAHDEAEHPGVVIGRYRLVAPLGEGGFGSVWQVEQVEPIRRELALKLIKRGMDSREIIARFGAERQALALMDHPNIAAVWDAGTTPDGRPYFAMEWVKGEPLTRYCDSRNLSIRERLELFIPVCHAVQHAHQKAILHRDLKPSNILVSLVDGTPVPKVIDFGIAKALGSPDGADHEASLLRTRAGAVVGTPEYMSPEQAGSVPDVDTRSDIYSLGVILYELLTGQTPLARSGGEVTGGDQLLRRIREEEAAKPSTGFQSVTEKSLDAAACRGSELPRLRRMMKGDLDWIVLKALEKDRGRRYGTATALAADLGRFLRQEPVSAAAPTWNYQFSKLVRRNRTAFTAAGLVGAALVTGTGVSLWQAREAERSRAEAQANYNDAREAVEQYLSRVTENPRLKDANFEPLRKELLETAMRFYEKMERKTGGDPSLLSDRAEAMGRLARINQELGDFGKAEMLFHEAIDIHEKLSRKSPKERSHREALTLHHHNLSDLLTTQARSAEALDAQQRAMEISEQLVKEFPADPAVRFGLMTILLKRTMALSTVLRKDEARRTLSRAMDVGRGLIADVPSEPDYRAQFASCLSTMGGLFHDAGQIGESERVFREAIGIQEKIAAEFPGKREYSSPLGMSCHNLGFLLHHQGRHSDAIVVLQRAVEVDRRIVGEYFSLPAPRDALAGALSILGSALISLERDAEAGAALRESADLYSSLRHDQPTNPQTWYVEGLAKEKLAVVERRENQAGAAVVSLRKAVACQREALRILPENPNYQLALRSHLGGLATTCVDSGNGRAATEALSECAQEPLPIWQDWINLAVLSARNVPVIDSDSSLSGQDKSGCAERCREIAVKALRNACALGYTELWNAAADERFVPLRGYAPFMELEEPAPDPADRSPSRFTFDYPHDDPGKRVWTRSGNRWTEVQPSGKTNVYQIEGRIRLGGVSGTGAVHTVESGMRIFIPDKGSSEPLTLKVKPGESEWIAVGPLGDIE
- a CDS encoding RNA polymerase sigma factor; the protein is MLVDVCREGAPELRQRALETLCHNYWYPLYAFARRTGNGRQDAEDLTQGFFQYLLERGLFSSASQELGKLRTFLLTAFQRYAGDVRERGLALKRGGGYEILSLDVDEAERNFGEPAEALTPHEIFDHQWAMTVLLGALGTLREEEDGAGRGTQFAILEPFLNPRSEAGGNYADAADALGMSGEAARKVVSRLRGKFRDILRRQIGDTLRFPTDEQVDAELTALKRALRRL
- a CDS encoding aspartate-semialdehyde dehydrogenase; translation: MNHPHVAIVGATGAVGVEMLLCLEQRNFPLSKLKLLASARSAGKKMTFRGEEITVEELTHDSFGDVDIALFSAGGGISLEYGPSAAAAGAVVIDNSSAFRMDADVPLVVPEINPEAAKNRPRGIIANPNCTTIISLMALAPLHAAFGLRSIIASTYQAVSGSGAQGIVELEEQMKAIASDQPFTPKIYPRQIAFNVIPQVDAFTDNGYTKEELKMLNEGRKIMDLPELRVSCTCVRVPVYRSHSVSITAQFERPVDVAAARAAYEGRPGVNVVDDPSAKLFPVPLDTTGKDDCLVGRIRKNLVFDNALDLWVVGDQVRKGAALNAVQIAEIL